From a single Glycine soja cultivar W05 chromosome 19, ASM419377v2, whole genome shotgun sequence genomic region:
- the LOC114399377 gene encoding agamous-like MADS-box protein AGL103: MCGVEACLIVYDNDHVGPVTWPKEAVLVHSILQKYESQKNERPPKTFGIEDFFENRKNMVEADISKVHKQISNIKYPTWDPSFINMEEKQLRALITQVNAKIMACDHVLQNKHQSEANNIMQNMAWGSASSSHIPSQITPTPNNNGRVYFTNSINQFDGASNHGMNMQQVDACFGYIPTMAQESANATSSYPSQLNCLQNIPQSQPIFEDLKPLSDKNEMVDFSNQVDVPLDSTNQLGLFMDWTNDQFGDFEDWINRPIDWSNQPGCGDVMGWDSQPNESIFQNVPVQSQNEEQGGGALHVLPPPSDGFQSSNRLL; the protein is encoded by the coding sequence ATGTGTGGAGTTGAAGCCTGCTTGATTGTGTATGATAATGATCATGTTGGACCAGTAACTTGGCCTAAAGAGGCTGTATTGGTACACTCCATCCTTCAAAAGTATGAGTCTCAGAAGAATGAGAGACCTCCCAAGACCTTTGGTATTGAAGACTTTTTTGAGAATAGGAAGAACATGGTTGAAGCTGACATTTCCAAAGTGCATAAACAGATCAGTAACATCAAGTATCCAACTTGGGATCCAAGTTTCATAAACATGGAAGAGAAGCAATTGAGGGCTTTAATTACTCAGGTGAATGCTAAGATTATGGCTTGTGATCATGTGTTGCAAAACAAGCATCAAAGTGAAGCCAACAACATCATGCAAAACATGGCTTGGGGAAGTGCTTCCTCCTCCCATATTCCAAGCCAAATCACCCCAACTCCTAACAATAATGGGAGGGTGTATTTTACAAATTCAATAAATCAGTTTGATGGAGCTAGTAATCATGGAATGAACATGCAACAAGTTGATGCTTGCTTTGGTTACATTCCAACAATGGCGCAAGAAAGTGCTAATGCTACCTCCTCATATCCAAGCCAACTCAATTGCTTGCAAAACATCCCTCAAAGCCAACCCATATTTGAAGATTTAAAGCCACTTAGTGATAAGAATGAGATGGTAGATTTTAGTAATCAAGTTGATGTGCCACTAGATTCAACTAATCAACTTGGTTTGTTTATGGACTGGACTAATGATCAATTTGGTGACTTTGAGGACTGGATTAATCGACCTATTGATTGGTCTAATCAACCAGGTTGTGGTGATGTTATGGGTTGGGACAGTCAACCTAATGAATCTATCTTTCAAAATGTTCCAGTTCAATCTCAGAATGAGGAGCAAGGAGGAggagctttgcatgtcttgcCACCACCATCGGATGgatttcaaagttcaaacagaTTGCTATAA